A segment of the Fusarium musae strain F31 chromosome 2, whole genome shotgun sequence genome:
CATCTTtgaacctcctcctcatccaacaACAGGTCAACAGTGTAGTAGTCCCGTGCCAGCTCCTCGTGCGTTTTGAAGTGATGAACAAAGCGATGACAGGCACCACACAGCCACGCCACGTTCTGCAGATCTTCTTTACGGTGCCATCCTCGCTTAACGGCCTTTTCATGGACGAACCGTGGGATGAGGTGATGGTAGGACAGAGGGACCCAGGATCGGGCACATAGCTCACACGCGTCAGCACGAGTTGAACGTGTAGCGGGAGGTGGCTCGATGAGAGGAGTTATGTACGAGGTGAGAATGGGAAGGAGGAATGACTCTGGGGAGGACGGAAGATGTGAATCAACATAGGGATCGGCAGAGATAAGGTTGTAAGTTGTGAGGGTCTCGATAACAGATGGTGGCAGGTTTAACAACAAAAGGCTGTCTTTCGTGAGTGGGAGAGAGTACTGCTCCTGCAACGCTTCGTCCTCTCGCCATGTCCGGTACTCGAGATCTTGCAGCTCCTCTGGAAGGTTATCAAAGATCTCAGTAGCGAGATAATCGACAAATTCAGCAagttcatcgccatctttcTCCAGCTCCGGGTCCGGGTCCGGGTCCGGGGCCGGGGTGGATGCAACGAGCGGAGCCCGGGTGTTCTTACCACGCCGACGACGCTTGGGCGGGTCAGGGGCCGAAGGGGCGGGCCGAAGGAGAGTGGTGGACAGACAATCTCGAAAGAGGGCGTAGTTTTcagggttgttgttgatggtcgGCATTGTAGTTTGGGTGTTGTATTGGCTATACTTGTAGCTAGGTGCCACAGTTGATGCAGAGAATAGGTagatacctaaggtaggtgaCGTAATTGATTTCCATCACTTATCTTTCACTGTGGGAGATCAGATATTTACATATTAATTCTTCTCGCTCTTCACTGCTTTAGCTCTTGGAGAATTTTACGGAACGATTTGGAAGCTGGAGGAGCTGTCTGAATGTTTGAAAGCTGTAGTCTTTCCTGATAGTATTGTGCCCAGTAAGCCCCCGCCGGTTGAGTCACTCGGTGGAAGTGACCAGCTTCATCCTGTAGTGCTTCACAGGGACCGTATCGTACCCTGTAGTCTATCCTAAGAGGTATTGAAGTGATGAGCTGGCGTTGCTGCATAGACATCATTGCAACCATGGCGCCGAGCGGTCTCATATTGTCTAAATGGTTCCATTAACGTTAGTAGAGACACCAGCGCGGCGAATTCAAGTCCGAGCCGAGCCGAGTGACTGGCTGGTCAAGGCTCTGAGCCACTGGGTGAAACGGTGAACAGGgaggctttttttttgtttggTGTTTCGAGTACAATAGTACACGTGGTCAAGCTTTGTTGTAGATGCATTGTTGATCGTCGAGAAATGTATCAGCTGAAGACCCTGACTTAGAAACTGAAGGGCAACCTTGCAAAGTGAAGAGACTAACAATAGTAACACAGCATGCAGCGAACAAGCTTAAACTAAAACATGAAGTGGAAGGAAAGCTTGCGTTTCACTGATCTACGAGATTTTCAAACAACCTAGAAACATTATTTCCATGATCGTGTATCAAGGGCCTAATAATAGAGGGCACGATGTTGAACAACCCGTGCAAGAACCTGGGCATGGCCAAACAGAAATAGTATCAGATAACCAGGCGATGAAGTATAACCCTATATACCAGCATATTTTTCATCTATCCATAGTATCAAAACATTGGAAACGCAAAGAGATTACACTTGTTTATTTATAATTGCCGCCtctactatattatattcatGGTTGAAACGGCCATGGGCAGTAGATCCCCTAGCCAGAGAAGCCAGGGCAAAGTCAAATATCCATTCCATAGTGGGAACTTAccagtgaagaagaagacccaGTTATCAAAATCGGCCCGCGGAATCAGGATATTCTagaaaggagaaagaaaagtcaCGGCACTCGTATGTCATCCACGACAACAAACCAAGAAGGCGTCTGAGCGGAGATCTAATGTTAGGATATGGATGTCAGGAGATGCGAGGAGGTGTTACAAACAGCTTCAGGGCTCGGCAACTCTGTAAAGGGCTAGTGAGCTGGAATGTAACGCGCTGATACTATAGATTATGCAGCCAATTCCAGTAATGAAAAGGGTCAACATCAATGGCTATTGCTTCGACTCACATGAGAAAGGGCTGAATGAGAGTTGAGGCTCTGCGGCAGACGTAACATTCTGATCAAATATCAACATGCGATCTACACGAGATCTAATTTGCAATCTAAGTAACGCCGAAAAGTATAGATTTCATCACCTGTTTCTTGCTCGCTATCCGGAAAAGGGCCGCAGTTGTCAGGAGACTTGTGGTGAGGGCATTCAGGGTTGTGTTTGATAGCACAGATTGTCCAACCAATGACGATTCCATGAAACCGTACGTGACGAGAGACGCAGCATGACATAACGGAGCGTTACATCCGAGAGATGGAAAGAAAGACAAAGTCAGAGAcagagatggatgagattgatatGGAAACGGCATAACGTGAGAGAGGAACGGAACCCGAACTGGTGAATTCGACCGAAGACTACGCCGCAAGTCATGTTCGGTAGAGTCGGGAACacgtacgtacgtacgtacgtacatacatacatacatgcattGCATCTACAGTGCTTATCGAATAAGGAGGTTACACAAATGAATGAGAGAATCTGGGGGGCCGCGTAGCTTCACCAGGCTCTCAATTCCAGACTCAATGAGGAGACCAGGCTAGGGCAAGTCGCTGTAGAGGCTGATATGGAACTGCTTTATCCGCTCCGCTCACCTCCCTCCCCGCAAAGCATTGATGGAGGGCACAGAACAGAAACATGGGTGGGGGTTTCCAGAGCAAGCTCTGATGGTTGTCAAAAGGGGAAAAAAAgcattattatattattatctgGCGGGCCTGAAAAGGTTGGAAGCGCGTAAGCCGCGGGAAGGACGGGAGACGATCCCATAATGGAGGGGAGGGACAGAAGAGGGAGTCAGCCAAGAAGGGATCAGAGGGAGTAAAAGGCCCGAGTGACGAGAAAAGAATGCCTCCCAAGTTAGACCTGAGACAGGATAGGACAAGCTCGATTGATTTGATATCAACAAACTTGGAACAGCTCGAGTATGGGGATCTTTGGGTGTACATACACCCAAGGCGAGGGACCTCCATATCTGGTACAACACCTTTGTTGAAccctctcatctcaactgACATCACATACAAGAGATGGGCAGACAGCTTTTGCCATGTGAAAGTTGCACCCTCAACAAGTTTCACAGGCAAGTTTACTACGTATGGAGTGCCTAGGTACTGTATCTGTATGTAGGCATGAATCAAAACCCAGGTTAACTAGTACCTAAGCTTGTGCTCGTGCTCGTGCTGCCGCTAATCTTCGGGCGGCGACACAGGAAATGCGATGCGCTGTCTCCACTGGCCATACCACTACACCCAGCGgctgtcaagaccaagctcgGTTGGGAATTACCCGATGCGTGGCTCTAGAGGCTCCTCTCGTGGGGGCCTGGAGCCCTGTCAATCGGCCACCTTGCTATCATGAGTGACTTTATTGGGTAATCAGCCACCTAAGGTTGTCTCAAGGTAAGGCAAGATATCCAGGGACTAGGGTCTCGCTAAGGGTTCTCATCCACTTTGCTCTACTGGGCTGCTTCTCAACTCAGGTCACTTACACACCACAGGTCAGGAAACGGAGCCAACGGAGATGGGATGGCGTCTCTGGAAGGGGGACGGGAGGGGGGAGTCGGTGCTTCTTTTGTTTTAACTCTCTCTAACTTAGTCGAATGGATCTTTGCCTTTCATTGAAATAGTCTGGAATGTCCTTCCAGAAGCTGAGCCCTTCGATATTTGtctggctcatcatcatctttctcCTTACCTTCCTTGCCTTACCTgacctacctactacctacaCTACCTATTATATACACCACAGCCTACtcgtcaacaacacc
Coding sequences within it:
- a CDS encoding hypothetical protein (EggNog:ENOG41) — protein: MPTINNNPENYALFRDCLSTTLLRPAPSAPDPPKRRRRGKNTRAPLVASTPAPDPDPDPELEKDGDELAEFVDYLATEIFDNLPEELQDLEYRTWREDEALQEQYSLPLTKDSLLLLNLPPSVIETLTTYNLISADPYVDSHLPSSPESFLLPILTSYITPLIEPPPATRSTRADACELCARSWVPLSYHHLIPRFVHEKAVKRGWHRKEDLQNVAWLCGACHRFVHHFKTHEELARDYYTVDLLLDEEEVQRWAHWVGRLRWKGR